The following proteins are co-located in the Bombus pyrosoma isolate SC7728 linkage group LG12, ASM1482585v1, whole genome shotgun sequence genome:
- the LOC122573455 gene encoding cadherin-related family member 2 isoform X2, whose product MWTILLFTLSTWSSSWGQVINRAPHFVQGGDMARLAVSEGTPPGAPVYTLQGEDPEGSKLHYSISGEYFTVNRDSGVVVLRKALDRETQDLIEVIISITDEGIAGSEPNTVSLRREIAVLDENDNPPVYHGRPYAARVPESAHVGGLLVPPGTITITDRDGGVNADIHVQCVSTSRDDDVCEVFNVSTEKLTEGKYDVQITLSKSLDYERRNSYLINLLAVDGASDVSKRLQARATVAVDVLDVQDQPPVFLNAPYSAALPENTPASHTILTIRARDGDTGESRVLLLTLEDEESGHFDLDVSREGDVTVGKLVTTNISLDREDPRILQNGGIYTFQVKATELINNEIPADTATSIVTIVVTDVDDLMPVFNEKYLNIKISEDIGKGTPLPGLNMIVSDGDVGENAKYRLALRDAPGYPGISKAFIVSPEEAQGRVPVVVKAKDVNVLDYDVDDPAKRQLEFEVIALVANEVVAASRVHVELMDANDHSPEFSQSVYKLSVPEDAEIGTRFGDVFARDYDSGSFGELTYTLRGFGADKFETNLKTGGVSVAKPLDYEAQKSYSLTMEAKDGGERVSAVNILIELDDVNDNKPVFEQNEYTRTVREGATSFDPQMFVRATDVDGPAQGNGKVTYSISSHNSMTNGVFKINSETGEVTMAKAVRSDDTERGIYELIIRATDAGTPPLYSEAKLSVRVGVPGNQKPIFRGNYKSNVPGPSTYRARLLENASPGTEVIRVVANDPDGRDNLLQYHIASGAKDNFVIDSSSGVITVSPDARLDLETGGEKYEVIVYAIDSGTPLRETATTTVTVNMVDVNNKAPMFNESTYLVYVSERASIGEPVLKVVATDPDSDAYLEYSLVEPIRAVDKTGVALKSTTSYDYKTAFQINSMTGLITVNRVLDYQVAAVVILTVQVQDLNAIVDKEKQITNVEVTIYIQAYSDDNPTFTNPGWSPNNPTIKISVPEEQPLGTTLLMLSAKEPTTGYAVQRFELVREDDDEGYVNVGVQSGNVVLSKRLDYEALNQKFIRFKVRALARDYEITRKMSEANLIVEVQDMNDNSPIFTQKDYKISVLESVKPPKIVLNVRATDMDSSSTEQEVKRGYGEVRYSLVGENANMFEVEPITGNIQIATNTTLDREKQSVLRFYVVASDMPQGGAEQRSTRALVTVDVLDVNDNAPSFEQESYTAVIPENASSGVSVVNITATDPDEGNGGIINYEIIDEGEASGLFKINHTTGEIYSARELTGKGRTEPYIMRIRAQDGGVPELYSDVILTLYIGDVVSNDGVPLFIRPTLEEIAHIAENSTIGSPVFQVVASDPDDPNLPNGKITFKFLEDGNFGKDASAFKINSETGLITTRKLLDRETKDSYTLILVAQDLGSPPQQATRVLQVLVNDIDDHKPHFKRNLDSSPIELTIFEEEPIGTKVGVIEAIDEDIGENGMIDYSIIYGNEARLFIVERLENNSAVIKSNGRLDKETVDRHLLTIKCFPFSTKKSDIVPKPYNRQDPSERQILVKILDIDDNKPKFKKENVTLGVRLNVPIDTSLITLEAFDADSDALPINYSTGKASFTSLVDPSMSKREIPSHLSLNPQTGELRTTGSMTSYADGYMEIIVSANNSVTPGRETNITLRIFLLRDRDMLKFVFSKPPVEVRKTLEDFEKSVQQALSLPITVNVYDTQFYSKEDNSLDFSSTSSCFQMVGKEAYDLDEMKALLTDPKNEELKKVYRTYHVEKVQHCAAMVARADASMTQMWVLAIAVLVGVATVISSCALCCMHAKYKRQVKHARLRDQPRPPLSYVSSGPGMVSATSHTTLGPGTMVSLGPHEGPYEWGADTTLYHPSTLGSRT is encoded by the exons ATGTGGACAATTTTGCTCTTCACACTCTCCACGTGGTCTTCGTCATGGGGTCAGGTGATCAACAGAGCGCCGCATTTCGTGCAAGGTGGAGACATGGCCAGACTGGCCGTGTCAGAAGGCACACCTCCAGGTGCACCCGTATACACTCTTCAAGGAGAAGATCCGGAAGGATCCAAGTTACATTATTCGATCAGTGGTGAATACTTCACTGTGAATCGGGACAGCGGTGTCGTTGTTTTAAGAAAGGCTCTAGACAGGGAGACCCAGGATTTGATCGAAGTGATCATCAGTATAACGG ATGAAGGGATCGCAGGATCAGAACCCAACACAGTATCTCTCCGACGCGAGATAGCGGTGTTAGATGAGAATGATAATCCACCGGTATACCACGGCAGACCTTATGCAGCCAGGGTGCCAGAAAGCGCACACGTGGGTGGTCTTCTAGTTCCACCTGGTACGATCACGATCACGGATCGCGATGGTGGTGTAAACGCGGATATTCACGTGCAGTGTGTCTCTACGTCGCGAGACGATGATGTCTGCGAGGTTTTCAACGTTTCTACAGAAAAG TTGACGGAGGGAAAATATGACGTACAGATCACCCTGTCGAAGTCTCTGGACTACGAGAGAAGAAACTCGTATTTGATCAACCTCTTGGCTGTAGACGGTGCCAGCGATGTATCGAAAAGGTTACAGGCCAGGGCAACAGTAGCCGTGGACGTTCTCGATGTTCAG GATCAGCCGCCCGTGTTCCTGAACGCGCCGTACAGTGCGGCACTTCCGGAGAACACGCCAGCTAGTCACACGATCCTAACAATCAGAGCGCGAGACGGTGACACGGGTGAATCTAGAGTTCTCCTATTAACTCTCGAAGACGAGGAATCAGGCCACTTTGATCTCGACGTATCGAGAGAGGGTGACGTGACAGTAGGCAAACTGGTTACCACCAACATTTCCCTCGATCGAGAGGATCCTAGAATCCTACAAAATGGTGGTATTTATACGTTCCAAGTGAAAGCTACGGAATTAATCAATAACGAGATCCCAGCAGACACTGCAACCTCGATTGTCACGATAGTCGTCACAGATGTTGACGATTTGATGCCTGTGTTTAACGAAAAGTAcctcaatataaaaatttcagaagaCATAGGTAAAGGTACACCTTTACCGGGATTAAATATGATAGTGAGTGACGGAGATGTTGGAGAGAATGCGAAGTACAGATTGGCTCTTAGAGATGCGCCGGGTTATCCTGGAATTAGCAAGGCTTTCATTGTTAGTCCCGAGGAAGCTCAAGGTCGTGTGCCAGTTGTGGTTAAAGCAAAAGATGTTAATGTCTTGGATTATGATGTGGATGACCCCGCTAAAAGGCAACTCGAGTTCGAAGTTATTGCATTGGTTGCGAATGAAGTG gtGGCCGCAAGTAGAGTTCACGTAGAGTTAATGGACGCCAACGATCACAGTCCAGAATTCTCTCAATCGGTGTACAAACTATCTGTGCCAGAAGACGCGGAAATAGGCACACGATTCGGCGATGTTTTCGCAAGAGACTACGACAGTGGTTCTTTTGGTGAATTGACTTACACTCTACGTGGTTTCGGAGCTGACAAATTCGAAACTAATCTAAAAACAGGTGGAGTCTCGGTAGCAAAACCATTGGACTACGAAGCTCAGAAATCATATTCATTGACGATGGAAGCTAAAGATGGAGGTGAAAGAGTATCTGCTGtgaatattttgatagaattgGACGATGTTAATGACAACAAGCCAGTATTTGAACAAAACGAATATACGAGAACTGTTCGCGAAGGAGCAACAAGTTTCGATCCACAGATGTTTGTTAGAGCCACTGATGTCGATGGTCCAGCACAGGGAAATGGGAAAGTAACGTACTCCATCAGTTCGCATAACAGTATGACGAACGGTGTTTTCAAG ATAAATTCAGAGACCGGAGAAGTGACAATGGCGAAAGCAGTGCGTTCAGACGACACAGAAAGAGGAAtttacgaattaataattcgtGCTACGGATGCTGGAACGCCGCCATTATATTCCGAAGCAAAATTATCAGTCAGGGTCGGAGTACCTGGAAACCAAAAACCTATCTTCCGTGGAAATTACAAATCTAATGTACCAGGACCTAGCACTTACCGAGCAAGGTTGTTGGAGAACGCTTCGCCAGGAACGGAAGTCATTAGAGTCGTAGCAAACGATCCTGACGGAAGAGACAACTTGTTGCAGTATCACATTGCTTCCGGTGCTAAAGATAATTTTGTCATAGACTCTAG TTCTGGTGTTATCACGGTCTCACCGGATGCTCGTTTGGATTTGGAAACCGGAGGAGAAAAGTACGAAGTAATAGTTTACGCCATAGACTCTGGCACACCACTTAGGGAAACCGCTACGACAACTGTCACAGTGAATATGGTAGACGTGAACAACAAAGCACCGATGTTCAATGAGTCGACGTATCTCGTTTACGTATCGGAAAGAGCATCTATTG GTGAACCAGTGTTGAAAGTAGTAGCAACAGATCCAGATTCAGACGCTTATTTGGAATATTCTTTAGTAGAACCCATCAGGGCTGTCGACAAAACTGGCGTGGCTCTGAAGAGCACAACTTCCTATGATTACAAAACAgcgtttcaaataaattccatGACTGGTTTAATTACAGTAAATCGTGTGTTAGATTATCAAGTGGCTGCAGTAGTCATTTTGACGGTCCAGGTGCAAGATTTGAACGCCATCGTTGATAAAGAGAAGCAGATTACGAATGTCGAGGTGACGATTTATATCCAAGCTTACAGCGACGACAATCCAACGTTTACGAACCCAGGATGGTCGCCTAATAACCCCACAATCAAGATTTCCGTGCCAGAGGAACAACCTCTTGGAACTACTCTGCTAATGCTATCAGCTAAAGAACCAACTACTGGTTATGCTGTTCAAAGGTTTGAATTGGTGAGGGAAGATGATGATGAAGGGTATGTGAATGTGGGTGTTCAAAGCGGAAACGTTGTTTTGAGCAAGCGGCTGGACTATGAAGCTCTGAATCAAAAG TTCATTCGATTTAAAGTACGAGCGTTAGCAAGAGATTACGAGATAACAAGAAAAATGTCGGAAGCCAACTTGATAGTCGAAGTGCAAGACATGAATGACAACAGTCCTATCTTTACCCAAAaggattataaaatttctgtattaGAATCGGTAAAACCTCCAAAGATTGTATTGAACGTCAGAGCTACGGACATGGATAGTTCCAGCACGGAACAGGAAGTTAAGAGAGGATACGGTGAAGTGCGATACTCTTTGGTTGGAGAAAACGCTAATATGTTCGAGGTGGAACCAATAACTGGTAACATTcag ATTGCAACCAATACAACACTTGACAGAGAAAAACAGTCGGTTCTCCGTTTTTACGTCGTTGCATCAGACATGCCTCAAGGTGGAGCAGAACAGAGAAGCACCAGAGCTTTGGTGACCGTAGATGTTTTAGATGTCAATGATAACGCTCCAAGTTTTGAGCAAGAATCTTATACAGCTGTAATACCTGAGAACGCTTCATCAGGTGTCAGTGTAGTGAATATTACTGCCACAGATCCAGACGAAGGCAATGGCGGGATAATCAATTATGAAATCATTGATGAGGGCGAAGCAAGTG GACTGTTCAAAATAAACCACACAACTGGCGAAATCTATTCAGCTCGAGAATTAACAGGCAAAGGAAGGACAGAGCCATACATAATGAGAATCAGAGCTCAAGATGGCGGCGTGCCAGAACTCTATTCCGACGTAATTCTGACACTTTACATCGGTGATGTAGTCAGCAATGATGGCGTACCTCTTTTCATCAGACCCACCCTCGAAGAAATAGCTCACATAGCTGAAAATTCAACCATTGGCAGTCCAGTGTTCCAAGTCGTAGCTTCAGATCCCGATGATCCGAATTTACCAAACGGAAAGATCACTTTCAAATTCCTAGAAGATGGAAACTTCGGCAAAGATGCGAGTGCCTTCAAAATAAACAGCGAAACTGGTCTAATTACTACCAGGAAATTACTAGATCGAGAAACAAAGGATAGTTATACGTTGATATTAGTTGCTCAAGACTTGGGAAGTCCTCCTCAGCAGGCAACCAGAGTTCTTCAAGTTCTAGTGAATGATATCGACGATCATAAGCCtcattttaaaagaaacttaGACAGTTCACCTATAGAACTGACAATATTCGAAGAAGAACCAATTGGAACGAAAGTTGGCGTAATCGAGGCGATTGACGAAGACATCGGAGAAAATGGAATGATCGACTATTCAATTATCTATGGAAACGAAGCTAGGTTGTTTATTGTAGAAAGACTCGAAAACAATTCGGCAGTGATCAAATCAAACGGTCGACTCGATAAAGAGACAGTTGATCGTCATTTGCTAACGATTAAATGTTTCCCCTTTTCCACAAAGAAGAGTGACATTGTTCCAAAACCTTACAATCGGCAAGATCCTTCTGAAAGACAAATTCTTGTCAAGATTTTGGATATCGACGATAATAAGCCAAAGTTTAAAAAGGAGAATGTCACATTGGGTGTCCGTCTAAATGTTCCAATAGACACGAGTCTCATCACTCTGGAAGCTTTCGATGCTGACTCTGACGCTCTTCCAATTAATTACAGCACGGGCAAAGCTTCTTTCACTTCCCTCGTTGATCCTTCTATGTCTAAACGAGAGATTCCCTCGCATTTGTCTTTGAATCCTCAAACTGGAGAACTCAGAACGACTGGTTCCATGACCAGTTACGCAGATGGTTACATGGAAATCATTGTCTCGGCCAACAACTCGGTTACACCAGGCAGAGAGACGAATATCACATTGAGGATATTTCTGCTGCGTGACAGAGACATGTTGAAGTTTGTGTTTTCGAAGCCACCTGTAGAGGTCAGAAAGACTCTGGAGGATTTTGAGAAATCTGTGCAACAAGCTCTGTCTTTACCTATAACCGTCAATGTTTACGATACGCAGTTTTATTCGAAGGAAGATAATTCTTTGGATTTCTCTTCGACCAGTTCCTGTTTTCAAATGGTTGGAAAGGAAGCATACGATTTGGACGAAATGAAAGCTCTTCTAACTGATCCAAAGAACGAGGAGTTGAAGAAAGTTTATAGGACGTATCACGTGGAGAAGGTGCAACATTGCGCTGCAATGGTAGCTAGAGCTGACGCCTCGATGACGCAGATGTGGGTGCTCGCCATCGCGGTTCTTGTTGGCGTTGCTACGGTGATTTCTAGTTGTGCGCTTTGCTGCATGCACGCCAA GTACAAACGACAAGTAAAACACGCCCGTTTGCGTGATCAGCCTCGGCCGCCATTAAGTTACGTCTCTTCCGGTCCAGGGATGGTCAGTGCCACATCACATACAACGCTGGGACCTGGTACTATGGTTTCTCTAGGACCACACGAAGGTCCTTACGAATGGGGAGCGGATACAACTCTCTATCATCCGAGTACTCTCGGTTCCAGGACGTAA
- the LOC122573455 gene encoding cadherin-related family member 2 isoform X1: MDMVTMWTILLFTLSTWSSSWGQVINRAPHFVQGGDMARLAVSEGTPPGAPVYTLQGEDPEGSKLHYSISGEYFTVNRDSGVVVLRKALDRETQDLIEVIISITDEGIAGSEPNTVSLRREIAVLDENDNPPVYHGRPYAARVPESAHVGGLLVPPGTITITDRDGGVNADIHVQCVSTSRDDDVCEVFNVSTEKLTEGKYDVQITLSKSLDYERRNSYLINLLAVDGASDVSKRLQARATVAVDVLDVQDQPPVFLNAPYSAALPENTPASHTILTIRARDGDTGESRVLLLTLEDEESGHFDLDVSREGDVTVGKLVTTNISLDREDPRILQNGGIYTFQVKATELINNEIPADTATSIVTIVVTDVDDLMPVFNEKYLNIKISEDIGKGTPLPGLNMIVSDGDVGENAKYRLALRDAPGYPGISKAFIVSPEEAQGRVPVVVKAKDVNVLDYDVDDPAKRQLEFEVIALVANEVVAASRVHVELMDANDHSPEFSQSVYKLSVPEDAEIGTRFGDVFARDYDSGSFGELTYTLRGFGADKFETNLKTGGVSVAKPLDYEAQKSYSLTMEAKDGGERVSAVNILIELDDVNDNKPVFEQNEYTRTVREGATSFDPQMFVRATDVDGPAQGNGKVTYSISSHNSMTNGVFKINSETGEVTMAKAVRSDDTERGIYELIIRATDAGTPPLYSEAKLSVRVGVPGNQKPIFRGNYKSNVPGPSTYRARLLENASPGTEVIRVVANDPDGRDNLLQYHIASGAKDNFVIDSSSGVITVSPDARLDLETGGEKYEVIVYAIDSGTPLRETATTTVTVNMVDVNNKAPMFNESTYLVYVSERASIGEPVLKVVATDPDSDAYLEYSLVEPIRAVDKTGVALKSTTSYDYKTAFQINSMTGLITVNRVLDYQVAAVVILTVQVQDLNAIVDKEKQITNVEVTIYIQAYSDDNPTFTNPGWSPNNPTIKISVPEEQPLGTTLLMLSAKEPTTGYAVQRFELVREDDDEGYVNVGVQSGNVVLSKRLDYEALNQKFIRFKVRALARDYEITRKMSEANLIVEVQDMNDNSPIFTQKDYKISVLESVKPPKIVLNVRATDMDSSSTEQEVKRGYGEVRYSLVGENANMFEVEPITGNIQIATNTTLDREKQSVLRFYVVASDMPQGGAEQRSTRALVTVDVLDVNDNAPSFEQESYTAVIPENASSGVSVVNITATDPDEGNGGIINYEIIDEGEASGLFKINHTTGEIYSARELTGKGRTEPYIMRIRAQDGGVPELYSDVILTLYIGDVVSNDGVPLFIRPTLEEIAHIAENSTIGSPVFQVVASDPDDPNLPNGKITFKFLEDGNFGKDASAFKINSETGLITTRKLLDRETKDSYTLILVAQDLGSPPQQATRVLQVLVNDIDDHKPHFKRNLDSSPIELTIFEEEPIGTKVGVIEAIDEDIGENGMIDYSIIYGNEARLFIVERLENNSAVIKSNGRLDKETVDRHLLTIKCFPFSTKKSDIVPKPYNRQDPSERQILVKILDIDDNKPKFKKENVTLGVRLNVPIDTSLITLEAFDADSDALPINYSTGKASFTSLVDPSMSKREIPSHLSLNPQTGELRTTGSMTSYADGYMEIIVSANNSVTPGRETNITLRIFLLRDRDMLKFVFSKPPVEVRKTLEDFEKSVQQALSLPITVNVYDTQFYSKEDNSLDFSSTSSCFQMVGKEAYDLDEMKALLTDPKNEELKKVYRTYHVEKVQHCAAMVARADASMTQMWVLAIAVLVGVATVISSCALCCMHAKYKRQVKHARLRDQPRPPLSYVSSGPGMVSATSHTTLGPGTMVSLGPHEGPYEWGADTTLYHPSTLGSRT; this comes from the exons ATGGATATg GTGACGATGTGGACAATTTTGCTCTTCACACTCTCCACGTGGTCTTCGTCATGGGGTCAGGTGATCAACAGAGCGCCGCATTTCGTGCAAGGTGGAGACATGGCCAGACTGGCCGTGTCAGAAGGCACACCTCCAGGTGCACCCGTATACACTCTTCAAGGAGAAGATCCGGAAGGATCCAAGTTACATTATTCGATCAGTGGTGAATACTTCACTGTGAATCGGGACAGCGGTGTCGTTGTTTTAAGAAAGGCTCTAGACAGGGAGACCCAGGATTTGATCGAAGTGATCATCAGTATAACGG ATGAAGGGATCGCAGGATCAGAACCCAACACAGTATCTCTCCGACGCGAGATAGCGGTGTTAGATGAGAATGATAATCCACCGGTATACCACGGCAGACCTTATGCAGCCAGGGTGCCAGAAAGCGCACACGTGGGTGGTCTTCTAGTTCCACCTGGTACGATCACGATCACGGATCGCGATGGTGGTGTAAACGCGGATATTCACGTGCAGTGTGTCTCTACGTCGCGAGACGATGATGTCTGCGAGGTTTTCAACGTTTCTACAGAAAAG TTGACGGAGGGAAAATATGACGTACAGATCACCCTGTCGAAGTCTCTGGACTACGAGAGAAGAAACTCGTATTTGATCAACCTCTTGGCTGTAGACGGTGCCAGCGATGTATCGAAAAGGTTACAGGCCAGGGCAACAGTAGCCGTGGACGTTCTCGATGTTCAG GATCAGCCGCCCGTGTTCCTGAACGCGCCGTACAGTGCGGCACTTCCGGAGAACACGCCAGCTAGTCACACGATCCTAACAATCAGAGCGCGAGACGGTGACACGGGTGAATCTAGAGTTCTCCTATTAACTCTCGAAGACGAGGAATCAGGCCACTTTGATCTCGACGTATCGAGAGAGGGTGACGTGACAGTAGGCAAACTGGTTACCACCAACATTTCCCTCGATCGAGAGGATCCTAGAATCCTACAAAATGGTGGTATTTATACGTTCCAAGTGAAAGCTACGGAATTAATCAATAACGAGATCCCAGCAGACACTGCAACCTCGATTGTCACGATAGTCGTCACAGATGTTGACGATTTGATGCCTGTGTTTAACGAAAAGTAcctcaatataaaaatttcagaagaCATAGGTAAAGGTACACCTTTACCGGGATTAAATATGATAGTGAGTGACGGAGATGTTGGAGAGAATGCGAAGTACAGATTGGCTCTTAGAGATGCGCCGGGTTATCCTGGAATTAGCAAGGCTTTCATTGTTAGTCCCGAGGAAGCTCAAGGTCGTGTGCCAGTTGTGGTTAAAGCAAAAGATGTTAATGTCTTGGATTATGATGTGGATGACCCCGCTAAAAGGCAACTCGAGTTCGAAGTTATTGCATTGGTTGCGAATGAAGTG gtGGCCGCAAGTAGAGTTCACGTAGAGTTAATGGACGCCAACGATCACAGTCCAGAATTCTCTCAATCGGTGTACAAACTATCTGTGCCAGAAGACGCGGAAATAGGCACACGATTCGGCGATGTTTTCGCAAGAGACTACGACAGTGGTTCTTTTGGTGAATTGACTTACACTCTACGTGGTTTCGGAGCTGACAAATTCGAAACTAATCTAAAAACAGGTGGAGTCTCGGTAGCAAAACCATTGGACTACGAAGCTCAGAAATCATATTCATTGACGATGGAAGCTAAAGATGGAGGTGAAAGAGTATCTGCTGtgaatattttgatagaattgGACGATGTTAATGACAACAAGCCAGTATTTGAACAAAACGAATATACGAGAACTGTTCGCGAAGGAGCAACAAGTTTCGATCCACAGATGTTTGTTAGAGCCACTGATGTCGATGGTCCAGCACAGGGAAATGGGAAAGTAACGTACTCCATCAGTTCGCATAACAGTATGACGAACGGTGTTTTCAAG ATAAATTCAGAGACCGGAGAAGTGACAATGGCGAAAGCAGTGCGTTCAGACGACACAGAAAGAGGAAtttacgaattaataattcgtGCTACGGATGCTGGAACGCCGCCATTATATTCCGAAGCAAAATTATCAGTCAGGGTCGGAGTACCTGGAAACCAAAAACCTATCTTCCGTGGAAATTACAAATCTAATGTACCAGGACCTAGCACTTACCGAGCAAGGTTGTTGGAGAACGCTTCGCCAGGAACGGAAGTCATTAGAGTCGTAGCAAACGATCCTGACGGAAGAGACAACTTGTTGCAGTATCACATTGCTTCCGGTGCTAAAGATAATTTTGTCATAGACTCTAG TTCTGGTGTTATCACGGTCTCACCGGATGCTCGTTTGGATTTGGAAACCGGAGGAGAAAAGTACGAAGTAATAGTTTACGCCATAGACTCTGGCACACCACTTAGGGAAACCGCTACGACAACTGTCACAGTGAATATGGTAGACGTGAACAACAAAGCACCGATGTTCAATGAGTCGACGTATCTCGTTTACGTATCGGAAAGAGCATCTATTG GTGAACCAGTGTTGAAAGTAGTAGCAACAGATCCAGATTCAGACGCTTATTTGGAATATTCTTTAGTAGAACCCATCAGGGCTGTCGACAAAACTGGCGTGGCTCTGAAGAGCACAACTTCCTATGATTACAAAACAgcgtttcaaataaattccatGACTGGTTTAATTACAGTAAATCGTGTGTTAGATTATCAAGTGGCTGCAGTAGTCATTTTGACGGTCCAGGTGCAAGATTTGAACGCCATCGTTGATAAAGAGAAGCAGATTACGAATGTCGAGGTGACGATTTATATCCAAGCTTACAGCGACGACAATCCAACGTTTACGAACCCAGGATGGTCGCCTAATAACCCCACAATCAAGATTTCCGTGCCAGAGGAACAACCTCTTGGAACTACTCTGCTAATGCTATCAGCTAAAGAACCAACTACTGGTTATGCTGTTCAAAGGTTTGAATTGGTGAGGGAAGATGATGATGAAGGGTATGTGAATGTGGGTGTTCAAAGCGGAAACGTTGTTTTGAGCAAGCGGCTGGACTATGAAGCTCTGAATCAAAAG TTCATTCGATTTAAAGTACGAGCGTTAGCAAGAGATTACGAGATAACAAGAAAAATGTCGGAAGCCAACTTGATAGTCGAAGTGCAAGACATGAATGACAACAGTCCTATCTTTACCCAAAaggattataaaatttctgtattaGAATCGGTAAAACCTCCAAAGATTGTATTGAACGTCAGAGCTACGGACATGGATAGTTCCAGCACGGAACAGGAAGTTAAGAGAGGATACGGTGAAGTGCGATACTCTTTGGTTGGAGAAAACGCTAATATGTTCGAGGTGGAACCAATAACTGGTAACATTcag ATTGCAACCAATACAACACTTGACAGAGAAAAACAGTCGGTTCTCCGTTTTTACGTCGTTGCATCAGACATGCCTCAAGGTGGAGCAGAACAGAGAAGCACCAGAGCTTTGGTGACCGTAGATGTTTTAGATGTCAATGATAACGCTCCAAGTTTTGAGCAAGAATCTTATACAGCTGTAATACCTGAGAACGCTTCATCAGGTGTCAGTGTAGTGAATATTACTGCCACAGATCCAGACGAAGGCAATGGCGGGATAATCAATTATGAAATCATTGATGAGGGCGAAGCAAGTG GACTGTTCAAAATAAACCACACAACTGGCGAAATCTATTCAGCTCGAGAATTAACAGGCAAAGGAAGGACAGAGCCATACATAATGAGAATCAGAGCTCAAGATGGCGGCGTGCCAGAACTCTATTCCGACGTAATTCTGACACTTTACATCGGTGATGTAGTCAGCAATGATGGCGTACCTCTTTTCATCAGACCCACCCTCGAAGAAATAGCTCACATAGCTGAAAATTCAACCATTGGCAGTCCAGTGTTCCAAGTCGTAGCTTCAGATCCCGATGATCCGAATTTACCAAACGGAAAGATCACTTTCAAATTCCTAGAAGATGGAAACTTCGGCAAAGATGCGAGTGCCTTCAAAATAAACAGCGAAACTGGTCTAATTACTACCAGGAAATTACTAGATCGAGAAACAAAGGATAGTTATACGTTGATATTAGTTGCTCAAGACTTGGGAAGTCCTCCTCAGCAGGCAACCAGAGTTCTTCAAGTTCTAGTGAATGATATCGACGATCATAAGCCtcattttaaaagaaacttaGACAGTTCACCTATAGAACTGACAATATTCGAAGAAGAACCAATTGGAACGAAAGTTGGCGTAATCGAGGCGATTGACGAAGACATCGGAGAAAATGGAATGATCGACTATTCAATTATCTATGGAAACGAAGCTAGGTTGTTTATTGTAGAAAGACTCGAAAACAATTCGGCAGTGATCAAATCAAACGGTCGACTCGATAAAGAGACAGTTGATCGTCATTTGCTAACGATTAAATGTTTCCCCTTTTCCACAAAGAAGAGTGACATTGTTCCAAAACCTTACAATCGGCAAGATCCTTCTGAAAGACAAATTCTTGTCAAGATTTTGGATATCGACGATAATAAGCCAAAGTTTAAAAAGGAGAATGTCACATTGGGTGTCCGTCTAAATGTTCCAATAGACACGAGTCTCATCACTCTGGAAGCTTTCGATGCTGACTCTGACGCTCTTCCAATTAATTACAGCACGGGCAAAGCTTCTTTCACTTCCCTCGTTGATCCTTCTATGTCTAAACGAGAGATTCCCTCGCATTTGTCTTTGAATCCTCAAACTGGAGAACTCAGAACGACTGGTTCCATGACCAGTTACGCAGATGGTTACATGGAAATCATTGTCTCGGCCAACAACTCGGTTACACCAGGCAGAGAGACGAATATCACATTGAGGATATTTCTGCTGCGTGACAGAGACATGTTGAAGTTTGTGTTTTCGAAGCCACCTGTAGAGGTCAGAAAGACTCTGGAGGATTTTGAGAAATCTGTGCAACAAGCTCTGTCTTTACCTATAACCGTCAATGTTTACGATACGCAGTTTTATTCGAAGGAAGATAATTCTTTGGATTTCTCTTCGACCAGTTCCTGTTTTCAAATGGTTGGAAAGGAAGCATACGATTTGGACGAAATGAAAGCTCTTCTAACTGATCCAAAGAACGAGGAGTTGAAGAAAGTTTATAGGACGTATCACGTGGAGAAGGTGCAACATTGCGCTGCAATGGTAGCTAGAGCTGACGCCTCGATGACGCAGATGTGGGTGCTCGCCATCGCGGTTCTTGTTGGCGTTGCTACGGTGATTTCTAGTTGTGCGCTTTGCTGCATGCACGCCAA GTACAAACGACAAGTAAAACACGCCCGTTTGCGTGATCAGCCTCGGCCGCCATTAAGTTACGTCTCTTCCGGTCCAGGGATGGTCAGTGCCACATCACATACAACGCTGGGACCTGGTACTATGGTTTCTCTAGGACCACACGAAGGTCCTTACGAATGGGGAGCGGATACAACTCTCTATCATCCGAGTACTCTCGGTTCCAGGACGTAA